One stretch of Thermodesulfobacteriota bacterium DNA includes these proteins:
- a CDS encoding MotA/TolQ/ExbB proton channel family protein: MVGPTLFALFPMACVCLWSVWKLIAELRMSDDRILRKARECFGDNFQQLYYGQFNGINSFKSEKRLCQMLSRFSNNRREIVDRLFKRSGLHKPHWEKAMVAVPNGPSLAYKDFVLRISIDPKPPSALYFYLLDIIQNLAGTFGFAGTVLSLMATMGSMSVDMSQAEMINVLLQKSSAAFGSTAVGIFISVPAYIASKIFRRFFPQESDNKPGIEEQMLLDALVAQKFSTQQHMTQKEIIND, translated from the coding sequence ATGGTCGGGCCGACCCTATTCGCTCTCTTCCCCATGGCCTGCGTGTGCCTGTGGTCAGTCTGGAAACTGATCGCTGAATTGCGGATGTCGGATGATCGGATTTTACGTAAAGCCCGGGAGTGCTTTGGCGACAATTTTCAACAGTTGTATTACGGGCAGTTCAACGGAATCAACTCCTTTAAGTCGGAAAAAAGGCTTTGTCAGATGCTGTCCAGGTTTTCAAACAACCGCCGGGAAATCGTCGACAGGTTATTCAAGCGATCCGGTCTTCATAAGCCCCACTGGGAAAAAGCCATGGTTGCCGTTCCCAACGGACCATCGCTGGCTTACAAGGATTTTGTCCTGCGCATCTCAATAGATCCGAAGCCTCCATCCGCTCTCTATTTTTATCTTCTGGATATTATCCAGAATCTCGCTGGCACCTTCGGCTTTGCGGGAACAGTGCTGTCCCTGATGGCCACCATGGGCAGCATGTCTGTGGACATGAGCCAGGCGGAGATGATCAACGTGCTTCTTCAAAAGTCTTCCGCCGCCTTTGGCAGCACGGCCGTAGGGATTTTTATATCCGTACCCGCCTATATTGCCTCAAAAATTTTCAGGCGCTTTTTTCCGCAGGAATCGGACAATAAACCGGGTATTGAGGAGCAGATGCTCCTTGACGCGCTGGTGGCGCAGAAGTTCTCAACACAACAGCACATGACACAAAAGGAAATCATCAATGATTAA
- a CDS encoding DUF3786 domain-containing protein translates to MTKPATTLDIFKLLDHSNCRECGEKTCFAFAAGVFKGTRRLEECPRLDRETIRQFAEAHGLRQAPAATPTDERENAIDDLKKAMAGLDLEEAARRTGGQFAGGKLTVRILGKDFGVDNQGALYADIHVNPWVAGPFLDYVLFGKGVPPTGQWLSYRELKKGREGYPLFKKRCEDAMKRVADVYPDLFDDMVHLFSGRQVEQQFQSDISVVLHPLPKVPIMICYWFPEEGMESTLNLFFDKSAEENLSIGSAFAIGVGLAQMFTKLAQRHGVTV, encoded by the coding sequence ATGACCAAGCCGGCCACTACATTAGATATATTCAAGCTGCTGGACCATTCCAACTGCCGTGAGTGCGGCGAGAAGACCTGTTTTGCCTTTGCCGCCGGCGTCTTCAAGGGCACCCGCCGGCTGGAGGAGTGTCCCCGGCTGGACCGGGAAACCATCCGGCAGTTCGCCGAAGCCCACGGCCTCCGGCAGGCGCCGGCCGCGACCCCGACCGACGAGCGGGAAAACGCCATCGACGACCTGAAAAAAGCCATGGCCGGTCTCGATCTGGAAGAAGCGGCCCGACGGACCGGCGGACAGTTCGCCGGCGGCAAACTGACTGTCAGAATTCTGGGCAAGGATTTCGGCGTCGACAACCAGGGGGCGCTCTACGCCGATATCCATGTTAACCCCTGGGTGGCCGGCCCTTTTCTGGATTACGTGCTGTTCGGCAAAGGCGTTCCGCCGACAGGGCAATGGCTGTCCTACCGGGAACTGAAAAAAGGCCGCGAAGGCTACCCGCTGTTTAAGAAACGATGCGAGGATGCCATGAAGCGGGTAGCCGACGTCTATCCCGACCTGTTTGACGACATGGTTCATCTTTTCAGCGGCCGGCAGGTAGAGCAGCAGTTTCAATCCGATATCTCCGTTGTCCTTCATCCCCTGCCCAAAGTGCCGATCATGATCTGCTACTGGTTTCCCGAAGAAGGCATGGAATCGACCCTCAACCTCTTCTTCGATAAAAGCGCTGAAGAGAATCTCTCCATCGGCTCGGCCTTTGCCATCGGCGTGGGGCTGGCCCAGATGTTCACCAAACTGGCCCAGCGCCACGGGGTCACCGTTTAG
- a CDS encoding aldehyde ferredoxin oxidoreductase N-terminal domain-containing protein, with protein sequence MTLAGGFAGTILHVDLTRRRIHREPLDARLARDFIGGLGLCFRLALDAIKPGTDPFSPDNPIILGAGPLVGTDVPSSSRVYGVTKFPATGAVGWCGAGGMTFGCRLKQAGYDHIIITGQSDHPVYLEIIDDTVQLKDAAGLWGKGIAETGRLISQWTEGQSGIIAIGQAGENRSTFSMAYVDGVSTLGRGGFGAVMGAKNLKAVTVQGAGGIGVADDKPYQRLRNELTEEIRRYRHLKDWQRLGMLKTFPVVPPELYEKIRKRRLACVSCPIGCKDLVEIPDGPLAGKIIRSSSAVNLFTPLMYGFTDYREAAGLIAALDDFGLDMFEFFGVMRFAAALFEQGILPAAANDPPVVINSLPSMLAWAARIAGREGVGDVLARGFAGMLAAYGDAAAACAPALIKNVHPYTGPDSALPWDLFGTMELGQVLEPRGPHVGSGGSPTYFAKRPLDMFPKHLQRMGVPDPAIDDILAKKPDGRPGLKVGALLAYSHRWFAMLGSLGICARGQINRFYNAGRCAALYQAVTGIPTDLEQLRHRAERVWTLYKMLNLREGIGRTADTAPERWTADPGFKEYVSETPLTSEMIEEMIADYYREQGWNRETGVPETETLKRLGLDGL encoded by the coding sequence ATGACCCTGGCGGGCGGTTTTGCCGGAACCATACTGCATGTGGATCTGACCCGGCGCCGGATCCACCGGGAACCCCTGGACGCTCGTCTGGCGCGGGACTTTATCGGCGGCCTGGGCCTGTGCTTCCGCCTGGCTCTTGACGCCATCAAGCCGGGCACCGATCCGTTCTCGCCGGATAATCCCATTATTCTGGGCGCCGGGCCACTGGTCGGAACCGACGTGCCCTCTTCATCCCGGGTGTACGGGGTCACGAAGTTTCCCGCCACCGGAGCCGTCGGCTGGTGCGGAGCCGGCGGTATGACCTTCGGCTGCCGCCTGAAACAGGCCGGTTACGACCACATCATCATCACCGGCCAAAGCGATCACCCGGTCTATCTGGAGATCATTGACGATACCGTTCAGTTAAAGGACGCCGCCGGTCTGTGGGGAAAAGGCATAGCCGAAACCGGCCGGCTGATCAGTCAGTGGACGGAAGGTCAAAGCGGTATTATCGCCATCGGTCAGGCCGGAGAAAACCGTTCGACCTTTTCCATGGCCTATGTGGATGGGGTGTCCACCCTGGGCCGTGGCGGGTTCGGCGCGGTCATGGGGGCAAAGAACCTGAAGGCTGTTACCGTCCAGGGGGCGGGCGGCATTGGCGTCGCGGATGATAAACCGTACCAACGGTTGAGAAACGAACTGACGGAAGAGATCCGGCGTTACCGGCACCTGAAGGATTGGCAGCGCCTGGGCATGCTCAAGACGTTTCCGGTGGTGCCGCCGGAATTATATGAGAAGATCCGGAAGCGCCGGCTGGCCTGCGTCTCCTGCCCGATCGGCTGCAAGGACCTGGTCGAAATACCCGACGGCCCGCTGGCCGGAAAAATTATCCGCTCCAGTTCCGCCGTCAATCTGTTCACGCCGCTTATGTACGGGTTTACGGATTACCGCGAAGCGGCCGGACTGATCGCCGCGCTGGATGATTTCGGGCTGGACATGTTCGAATTTTTCGGGGTCATGCGCTTTGCCGCGGCCCTGTTTGAACAAGGCATCCTGCCCGCGGCGGCAAACGATCCGCCGGTCGTCATCAATTCCCTGCCGTCCATGCTGGCCTGGGCGGCCAGGATCGCCGGCCGTGAGGGCGTGGGGGACGTTCTGGCCCGGGGCTTTGCCGGAATGCTGGCGGCATACGGTGACGCGGCCGCTGCCTGCGCGCCGGCCCTGATCAAAAACGTTCATCCCTATACCGGTCCGGATTCGGCTCTGCCCTGGGACCTGTTCGGTACCATGGAACTGGGGCAGGTCCTCGAGCCCCGGGGGCCTCATGTCGGCTCCGGCGGTTCCCCGACCTATTTTGCCAAACGTCCCCTGGATATGTTCCCGAAACATTTGCAGCGGATGGGCGTTCCCGATCCGGCGATTGATGACATCCTGGCAAAAAAACCTGACGGCCGGCCCGGCCTGAAAGTCGGCGCGCTTCTGGCGTATTCCCACCGCTGGTTTGCCATGCTGGGATCGCTGGGCATCTGCGCCCGGGGTCAGATCAACCGGTTTTACAATGCCGGGCGATGCGCCGCCCTTTACCAGGCGGTGACCGGCATTCCCACCGATCTTGAGCAATTGCGGCATCGGGCCGAGCGGGTCTGGACGTTATATAAAATGTTAAACCTCCGGGAAGGCATCGGCCGGACAGCCGATACGGCGCCGGAACGGTGGACAGCGGACCCGGGATTCAAGGAATATGTGTCGGAAACGCCGCTGACCAGCGAGATGATCGAAGAAATGATCGCCGATTATTACCGGGAGCAGGGCTGGAACCGGGAAACAGGAGTCCCTGAGACAGAAACCCTGAAGCGGCTCGGGCTTGACGGCCTTTAA
- a CDS encoding ATP-binding protein: MDSKKAVDALQRQLRYEETIALASACLLKPDAGYETLNEAITHLRLATDASRVYIFENVDDPADGLCARQTHESCAPGVRPEIDNLLLRQAPYARGMERWREQLSRGIPVCGHVRDFPEGERNLLESQGVLSILVLPLIVDGRWYGFIGFDEIHSRREWRQEEISLLKTAADILGGFLTRLRIQQILREKNTLLQNINDHLVDLVSMATLEGVLTYVSRSHDVLGYTPEQMLGKTATDLVHPEDHDSVIRELATILDNPMPGKQASVEYRYRCADGSYRWLETLGKCLFTDRGEPYALFFSGRDITERRRAEGARQRIRTLEGLGTVAGGLAHDFNNLLTGVFGNIELAQIRLPPDHPALAALQTAHQALEQARHLTSRLLTFAKGGQPVLEKVDLRQHIRDTVTFHLAGGNVAARFDLPADLWPAIADKGQLEEVIANLTINARESMPAGGTLHVQARNVADVRQPEAPDLSGDCVKLTFRDEGTGIPASIIGRIFDPYFTTKRAGSGLGLAIVHGIIRKHKGHITIESVPDKGTVFTLFLPADMAGHAGRTATPSPAVESYRASGRILFMDDEVLVRKTATHMLESLGYAVETAADGREALETYATAMENGKPFDLAIMDLTIPGGMGGKEAIGKLLALDPSARVIVTTGYFSDPVLASYADYGFCGSLPKPFSLKDLKEIISLALNT, translated from the coding sequence ATGGACAGTAAAAAAGCGGTAGACGCGCTGCAGCGGCAACTGCGGTATGAGGAAACCATCGCCCTGGCCTCCGCCTGCCTGCTCAAACCCGATGCCGGTTATGAAACCCTCAACGAAGCCATTACTCATCTCCGTCTGGCAACGGACGCGTCAAGAGTCTATATTTTCGAGAATGTTGATGATCCGGCCGATGGACTGTGCGCGCGCCAGACCCATGAATCCTGCGCCCCGGGTGTGCGGCCGGAAATCGATAACCTCCTTCTGCGGCAGGCGCCATATGCCCGGGGCATGGAGCGCTGGCGGGAGCAGCTCTCCCGGGGGATCCCTGTCTGCGGGCATGTCCGCGATTTCCCCGAAGGCGAAAGGAATCTTCTGGAATCGCAGGGCGTTCTCTCCATACTGGTCCTGCCGCTTATTGTCGACGGTCGCTGGTACGGATTCATCGGTTTTGACGAAATTCATTCCCGGCGCGAATGGCGCCAGGAGGAAATCTCGCTGCTGAAGACCGCGGCGGATATACTGGGCGGTTTTCTTACCCGCCTTCGCATCCAGCAGATCCTGCGTGAAAAAAACACGCTTTTGCAGAACATCAATGACCATCTGGTGGACCTTGTGTCCATGGCAACCCTTGAGGGGGTTCTCACCTACGTCAGCCGTTCCCATGACGTTCTTGGTTATACGCCGGAACAAATGCTGGGAAAGACCGCCACCGATCTTGTTCATCCCGAAGACCATGATTCGGTGATACGGGAACTGGCCACGATTCTTGACAACCCGATGCCCGGGAAACAGGCATCCGTCGAATATCGCTACCGTTGCGCGGATGGCTCCTACCGATGGCTGGAGACCCTGGGCAAATGCCTTTTTACGGACAGGGGAGAACCTTATGCTCTGTTTTTCAGCGGCCGTGACATTACCGAACGCAGGCGGGCGGAAGGGGCGCGGCAGCGAATCCGGACGCTCGAGGGCCTGGGAACGGTCGCCGGCGGTCTTGCCCACGATTTTAACAATCTGCTGACGGGCGTATTCGGCAATATCGAACTGGCCCAGATTCGTCTGCCACCGGACCACCCGGCTCTGGCCGCGCTGCAGACCGCCCATCAGGCCCTGGAGCAGGCCCGTCATCTTACCAGCCGGCTGCTGACCTTTGCCAAGGGAGGCCAGCCCGTTCTCGAAAAAGTAGATCTGCGACAGCATATCCGTGACACGGTGACCTTCCATCTGGCCGGCGGAAACGTGGCCGCCCGTTTCGATCTGCCCGCGGATTTATGGCCGGCAATAGCCGACAAGGGGCAACTGGAGGAGGTCATCGCCAACCTGACCATCAACGCCAGGGAGTCCATGCCTGCCGGCGGGACGCTTCATGTTCAGGCCCGGAATGTCGCTGATGTCCGTCAGCCCGAGGCCCCGGACTTAAGCGGTGATTGCGTCAAATTGACCTTCCGGGATGAAGGGACCGGAATCCCGGCCAGTATCATTGGCCGGATATTCGATCCCTATTTCACCACCAAGCGCGCCGGCAGCGGACTCGGGCTGGCCATTGTTCACGGCATTATCCGCAAGCACAAGGGACATATCACCATCGAGTCCGTTCCGGATAAAGGCACGGTGTTTACCCTTTTTCTTCCCGCCGATATGGCCGGACACGCCGGCCGGACGGCAACCCCGTCGCCGGCGGTAGAAAGTTACCGCGCTTCCGGCCGCATTTTATTCATGGACGATGAGGTGCTGGTGCGAAAGACCGCGACCCACATGCTGGAAAGCCTCGGGTATGCCGTGGAAACCGCCGCCGACGGAAGAGAAGCGTTGGAAACATACGCAACGGCCATGGAAAACGGAAAGCCCTTTGACCTGGCGATCATGGATTTGACGATTCCCGGGGGAATGGGGGGGAAGGAAGCGATCGGCAAACTGCTGGCGCTTGATCCATCGGCCAGGGTGATCGTTACCACCGGTTATTTTTCCGATCCCGTGCTGGCCAGTTATGCTGATTACGGCTTTTGCGGTAGCCTGCCCAAACCGTTCAGCCTGAAGGATTTGAAAGAAATCATCTCCCTGGCGCTGAACACCTGA
- a CDS encoding alpha/beta fold hydrolase, which produces MTDFRTVPISFTSDDLVLKGVLHLPETLPAPFVVGCHGLFADKESPKQIALAQACCRAGVAFFRFDHRGCHESAGVFAEVTSLAARCRDLADAVDMLRQRKDLGPLTGLFGSSMGGTVVLASARRFMPVRLVTVAAPLVSGPVINAIKLSNDPVLEKMPARFFETALQFDISREVKGLHDILIVHGDADQVVPYENAERLFAACDRPKKLLRHKNGDHRITDPGHQEEFLRQAAAWLTGKI; this is translated from the coding sequence ATGACGGATTTCCGAACCGTACCGATCTCATTTACCTCGGATGACCTTGTCCTCAAGGGCGTCCTCCATCTTCCGGAAACCCTGCCGGCCCCTTTTGTGGTGGGTTGCCACGGCCTGTTCGCCGACAAGGAGTCGCCCAAGCAGATCGCCCTGGCCCAGGCCTGCTGCCGGGCCGGAGTGGCCTTCTTCCGGTTTGACCACCGCGGTTGCCATGAGAGCGCCGGCGTTTTTGCCGAGGTCACTTCCCTGGCGGCCCGGTGCCGTGATCTGGCCGACGCCGTGGACATGCTGCGACAGCGGAAAGACCTGGGGCCTCTGACAGGACTGTTCGGCAGCAGCATGGGCGGCACGGTGGTGCTGGCTTCCGCCCGCCGCTTCATGCCGGTCCGGCTGGTCACAGTGGCCGCGCCCCTGGTCAGCGGCCCGGTCATAAACGCTATCAAACTATCCAACGACCCGGTGCTGGAAAAAATGCCCGCCCGGTTCTTTGAAACCGCCCTGCAGTTTGATATCAGCCGGGAGGTGAAAGGGCTGCACGACATTCTCATCGTTCACGGCGACGCCGATCAGGTAGTGCCTTACGAAAACGCCGAGCGGCTTTTCGCGGCCTGCGACCGGCCCAAAAAGCTTCTCCGCCATAAAAACGGCGATCACCGCATCACCGACCCGGGCCACCAGGAGGAGTTTCTCCGGCAGGCGGCGGCGTGGCTGACCGGGAAGATATAA
- a CDS encoding DUF362 domain-containing protein, giving the protein MDRREFLKQVALWYAGIMTTAPVFRLVPRAMAGTSASPPSGIIVSKGEDYFKITAAVIEKMGGMGRFVKPGAKVVVKPNIGWDRSPEQAANTHPQVVRALVTLALDAGAASVQVFDRTCNEERRCYQNSGIKPELEKIKDPRVKCEFIDERKFVPVKIEGGKALKEWQFYKDALEADCYINVPVAKHHGLSGLTLGMKNIMGVIGGRRGQIHHDIGRNLADLNTVIRPSLTVVDATRLLLRSGPQGGKIEDVSIRNTVLASTDPVAADAYATTLFGQTPDAITSTVAAFEMGLGEMRLEKCTITEV; this is encoded by the coding sequence ATGGATCGACGTGAATTCTTAAAACAGGTGGCCCTCTGGTATGCCGGAATCATGACCACCGCGCCGGTCTTCCGCCTGGTCCCCCGGGCCATGGCCGGAACGTCCGCTTCACCTCCATCCGGGATTATCGTCTCAAAAGGGGAGGACTACTTTAAAATTACGGCTGCCGTCATCGAAAAAATGGGCGGCATGGGCCGGTTCGTCAAGCCAGGGGCGAAAGTGGTGGTCAAACCCAACATCGGCTGGGACCGCTCCCCGGAGCAGGCGGCCAACACCCATCCCCAGGTGGTGCGGGCCCTGGTGACCCTGGCCCTTGACGCCGGCGCGGCCTCGGTTCAGGTGTTTGACCGGACCTGCAACGAGGAGCGGCGCTGTTACCAGAACAGCGGCATCAAACCGGAACTGGAAAAAATCAAAGACCCCCGCGTCAAATGCGAGTTTATCGATGAGCGCAAATTCGTGCCGGTGAAGATCGAAGGCGGCAAGGCCCTGAAGGAATGGCAGTTCTACAAGGACGCCCTGGAGGCGGACTGCTACATCAACGTGCCCGTGGCCAAACATCACGGCCTGTCGGGTCTGACCCTGGGGATGAAAAACATCATGGGCGTCATCGGCGGCCGGCGAGGACAGATCCATCATGACATCGGCCGGAACCTGGCCGACCTGAACACGGTTATCCGTCCATCCCTGACGGTGGTGGACGCCACCCGCCTGCTGCTTCGAAGCGGCCCCCAGGGCGGCAAAATCGAAGACGTCAGCATCCGCAACACGGTTCTGGCTTCGACCGATCCGGTGGCCGCGGACGCCTACGCCACGACGCTTTTCGGGCAAACGCCCGATGCCATCACCTCGACCGTGGCGGCGTTTGAGATGGGCCTGGGGGAGATGCGTCTTGAAAAATGCACGATAACAGAAGTGTAG
- a CDS encoding 4Fe-4S binding protein: protein MNKKLVFRRARQVCQIFFLALFLFLFRQTDYTGLDTIPYAVNLFFRWDPLAAAAVTLATRTVIPLLLPALAVIGLTLVFGRVFCGWICPLGTLLDGTARVIRPVSRPLRPLRHIKYVILTVVLVSAAFGLQLAGWVDPFSLLVRGMVIAVDPLFNALVTAGFDAVYFHGPGWATAVSEPVYDAFKSFILPYKQSLFIWPAVSLVMLAGVFALELLGRRFWCRNLCPLGAMLALVSRFSFFRRKPLLACKNCEACHHECRMSAFDDDRRMMAEECNLCLDCLEFCPKQITTFRFTPPVNRAPVDVTRRHLIGAGLTGITLPFLVKIDAVAKDPSRRVLRPPGALAEEDFLKTCVRCGECLKVCIQNALQPVLLEQGLDGVFTPRLVPRLGYCEFNCTLCGQVCPTGALKRLTPAEKHAFVIGRAVFDRNRCLPFASSTPCIVCEEHCPTSEKAIRFDEVVVTGAGGAALTLKRPYVITDLCVGCGICEKVCPLPGPSAVRVYPAGEISSDLYPV from the coding sequence ATGAATAAAAAGTTGGTTTTTCGCCGGGCGCGGCAGGTGTGCCAGATCTTCTTTCTGGCCCTGTTCCTGTTCCTGTTCCGCCAGACCGATTATACCGGACTGGATACGATTCCTTACGCGGTTAATCTCTTTTTCCGCTGGGATCCGCTGGCCGCGGCCGCCGTCACCCTGGCCACCCGGACCGTCATTCCCTTGCTATTGCCGGCCCTGGCAGTCATCGGCCTGACCCTTGTTTTCGGACGGGTCTTCTGCGGCTGGATCTGCCCCCTGGGCACGCTCCTGGACGGTACCGCCCGCGTCATCCGGCCGGTCAGCCGGCCGCTTCGGCCATTGCGCCACATCAAATATGTGATTTTGACGGTGGTCCTGGTATCAGCAGCCTTCGGGCTGCAACTGGCCGGATGGGTCGATCCTTTTTCCCTGCTGGTGCGGGGGATGGTGATCGCCGTGGACCCTCTATTTAACGCCCTGGTCACGGCCGGTTTTGATGCCGTATATTTCCATGGCCCGGGCTGGGCCACGGCCGTCAGCGAACCGGTTTATGATGCCTTCAAATCGTTTATCCTGCCTTACAAACAATCGTTATTCATCTGGCCGGCCGTCTCCCTGGTTATGCTGGCCGGTGTATTCGCCCTGGAGCTGCTGGGCCGCCGCTTCTGGTGCCGGAACCTCTGTCCCCTGGGCGCCATGCTGGCCCTGGTCTCCCGGTTTTCTTTTTTCCGGCGCAAGCCGCTGCTTGCTTGTAAAAATTGTGAGGCTTGCCATCATGAGTGCCGTATGTCCGCGTTTGACGACGACCGCCGCATGATGGCCGAGGAATGCAACCTCTGCCTGGACTGTCTGGAATTTTGTCCAAAGCAGATCACCACCTTCAGGTTTACCCCCCCGGTCAACAGGGCGCCGGTGGATGTGACCCGTCGTCACCTGATTGGCGCCGGCCTGACCGGGATAACACTTCCCTTTCTGGTGAAAATCGATGCCGTTGCAAAAGACCCGTCCCGCCGGGTATTGCGTCCGCCCGGCGCCCTTGCCGAAGAAGACTTTTTAAAAACTTGCGTCCGCTGCGGGGAGTGCCTTAAAGTCTGTATCCAGAACGCCCTTCAGCCGGTATTGCTGGAACAGGGGCTGGACGGCGTGTTCACCCCACGGCTGGTCCCCCGGTTGGGATACTGCGAATTCAATTGCACCCTGTGCGGCCAGGTCTGCCCCACCGGCGCCCTGAAACGGCTGACCCCGGCCGAAAAGCACGCCTTTGTTATCGGCCGGGCGGTGTTCGACCGTAACCGCTGCCTGCCGTTTGCTTCCAGCACGCCCTGCATTGTCTGCGAGGAGCACTGTCCCACTTCCGAAAAAGCCATCCGCTTCGACGAGGTCGTGGTAACCGGCGCCGGCGGCGCGGCCTTGACCCTGAAGCGCCCCTACGTGATCACCGATTTGTGCGTGGGCTGCGGCATCTGCGAAAAGGTCTGTCCGCTGCCCGGCCCGTCCGCCGTCCGCGTTTACCCTGCCGGTGAGATATCATCAGATTTATATCCGGTCTGA